The Prosthecobacter fusiformis genomic sequence CGCCACAAAGCCCACCATCACCACGCCATATCGCGCAGCCAGGCTCACATGCCAGCGCCTCGGAGTGCTCATAAAAAAAAGTCAGTCCACCCCCAGTCTCCGCACCACCTCCTCCACGATCTCCTCCGGCGTCTGCTCCAGAGACACATTCCACAAATCCGCAGACTCCTCCAAGATCGCAAACTGGCTGTCCAGCAGCGTCACCGGCATGTAATGCCCCTTCCTCTTCGCCATCCGGGAAAAGATCACCTCCTTCGGCCCCTTCAGGTGCACAAAGATCATCACCCCCTCCGCATCATTTTCACGCAGCTTCTCCCGATAAATCTCCTTCAGTGCCGAGCACGCCAGCAGATACAGCGGCGTCATCTCCCGCATCTCCACGATGCGCGCCCGCAGCGTCGCATACCACGGCCACCGGTCCTCATCCGTCAGCGGGATACCCGCCCCCATCTTCTCCTTGTTCGCCACCGAGTGGAAATCATCCGCATCCTCACACACCCCGCCCAACCTCTCCGCCAGCAGATTCCCGATCAACGTCTTCCCACACCCGCTCACCCCCATCACAATGATCGTTCGGGGCAGGGCAGTAGAAGAAACCGGATTCACCATAGTCCCCCCATTAAGCCCCAAACCCCACCCCAATCCAACCCCCGAAATCATTTCTCTCGAGAAATCTTTCTTCCGCTAGTTTTCTCTGACTGCGACACCCATTCCCAGTGAATAACAATAGTGGGCAAGCTCGCTTTAGACAGAAAGCCCAACTCAAGGAATCACATTCACCCCACGCAGCCCAAATAAATGTGCCGCAGCTAAAAGATGCCGGTCGTTAGAGTAAATCTCACTAAACCCATTCTCTGCTGCACACGCCAGATGCATTGCATCCGCTGCTCGCAGATACGTCGTTTCTGACGCTGTGCTAAAAACCGATTCGACTCGGGAAATAGTAGCTTCTGTGATTGGCAACCATCGCAAGCCACCTGCTTTCGTATCTTCGCTAACTTGAGCCAACAAAGTTTGTAGTTGTATCAGAGTCGCTGTGCCCTCGCGCACCTTTCGATGACAAGCGGAGACGAATTCAGCCCTTCCGTGCATGGAGCAATAAAGTGCATCTATTGTCACCGCATGTGCACGCACCTCAAAGCTGCCATTTTCCTGACATTGAAGTTTGAACAGGTAGGTTGAGTCGTAATAGGCGGATGTCATCGCGCGTCCCGTTCCTCAGAAATCATCTCACTGGATTCAGTGCCTCCTGAGAAAGCGCCCGACGACAGCAGCATTTCATATTCTGGCAAAAGGCGGCGGTTTGCCCAGTAAGATCGTGGTTCAATGGGGGGCAAGACACTGTCCTGCTCAGTCGCTAGAGCCTTCTCCAATTGATGAATTGCTTCTTGAGGCAAGGAACGCTGATGCGCTGCCGCAGTCAGTTTTAACCGGGCATACAGCGTATCTGGAAATGATTCAATGACGAGCGCTGACATACTTCCATATTACCATTGAGCAGGCGGTCTGGAAGTGAAAATTACGGTGCCAATCCGCCCCCTCAAATCCCCCGCATAAATCTTTGCGCACTCCCGCCCCCTGCGTGACTTTGTCCGCCACCCATGCCTGCGCCTGACACTGCCACCCTCCTGATTCATTGCCCGGACCGTCCGGGTCTCGTGCATGACGTCACCGGTTTCATCTTTTCCCACCGGGGAAACATCATCGACCTCCAGCAGCACATCGATCCCGCCCAGGACACCTTCTTTATGCGCCTGGAGTGGAGCCTCGAAAACTTCACCCTGGAGCAGGAGGAAATCGAAGCCCGCCTCCAGCCCCTCGCCCGCCGTCATGAAATGCAGATGCGCCTCCACTTCGCCAGTCGGCGCAAGCGCGTCGCCCTTTTTGTCACCAAGGAAAACCACTGCATCTATGACCTCCTCGCCCGCCATGAGGCCGGGGACCTGCCGGTGGACATCCCCCTCATCATCGCCAACCACGAAACCCTCCGCCCGGCGGCGGAGCGCTTCGGCATCCCCTTTCACCACTTCCCCATCACCAAGGAGAACAAGCAGGCGCAGGAAGCCGCCCAGATCGATCTGCTGAAAAAAGAGCGTGTGGATACCGTCGTTCTCGCCCGGTACATGCAGATCATCAGCCCCGCGATGATCGAGGCCTTTCCGCATCAGATCCTCAACATCCATCACAGCTTCCTGCCCGCCTTTGTCGGTGCCAAGCCCTACCACCAGGCTCACGCACGCGGCGTCAAGATCATCGGTGCCACCAGCCACTACGTCACCGCCGACCTTGATGAAGGCCCCATCATCCATCAGGACGTCATGCGCGTCAGCCACGAAGACAGCGTCCAGGACCTCGTCCGTTTAGGTCGCGACCTCGAAAAAACCGTCCTCGCCAAAGCCCTCTGGTGGCACGTCCGGGATCAAGTCCTCGTTTACCAAAACAAGACCGTCGTCTTCGAATAACCCATCCCAGGCTAGACCCGTTTGGCACGGAAGTACGGTGGGCTCCCTATCCCGCGACTGCGGTGATCCTGCTCGCCATCCGTCCGCCCCAAGCATTCTCGTTCGCAGAGGCCCCCGCATATCGAAGGCCTGAAAACATTCGGTCGCGCGCATCGCTGCCCCTAGCGAAAGGAGTGCCCACGGTACCTCATGGCGCTCCCAGAGGGAGCACGGAAAATACCCGGTGGTGAAGGTCGCGTAGCGACCGAGAACCACCGGATGAGAGGCGGAAAATCACCAACCTGCGTCGCGTCCCGGAGAGACGCCGGAAGGAACACTGGCACGGAAGCACGGTGGGCTCCCTGTCCCGCGACTGCGGTGATCCTGCCCGCCATCCGTCCGCCCCAACCATTCTCGTCCGCAGAGGCCCCCCGCAAATCGAAGGCCTGAAAACATTCGGTCGCGCGCATCCCTGCTCCCAGCGCCCAAGTTACCTCATGGAGTTCCCAGAGGGAGCACGGAAAATACCCGGTGGTGAAGGTCGCGTAGCGACCGAGAACCACCGGATGCGAGTCGAACAAATCTTCAACCTGCGTCGCGTCCCGGAGAGACGCCGGAATGGACACTGGCAGGGAAGTACGGTTGCACCCTGTCCCGCGACTGCGGTGATCCTGCCCGCCATCCGTCCGCCCCAAGCATTCTCGTCCACAGAGGCCCCCCGCATATCGAAGGCCTGAGAACATTTGCCGGAAGGGACACTGGCAGGGAAGTACGGTTGCACCCTGTCCCGCGACTGCGGTGATCCTGCCCGCCATCCGTCCGCCCCAAGCATTCTCGTTCGCAGAGGCCCCCCGCATATCGAAGGCCTAAAAACGTCCGGTCCCGCGCATCGCTGCCCCCAGCGCCCAAATTACCTCATGGCGCTCCCAGAGGGAGCACGGAAAATACCCGGTGGTGAAGGTCGCGCACCGACCGTGAACCACCGGATGCGAGTCGAACAAATCACCAACCTGCGTCGCGTCCCGGAGGGACGCCGGAAGGCCCCCCATCCCCGCCCTTCACGCTTCCACCTTGGCGCGCACCGCCTTCGCCCGTGGCTCCTTTTGCTCCGCCTCGCTCAGCAGGTTCAGGTGCTCCAGCGCCTCCTGCTTCAGCCCCAGTTCCAAAAAACCTTCCGCGATTCCCAGACGCGCATCCAGGTCGATCCGCGCATCCGGCGCGTGCGTCAGGATCACTCCCTCCAGCCGCTTCGCGGGAGTCTCAGCCCCCGCCTCCAGACTCGCCGCATCCGGCTCCGTCTGTGCCAGATAGACCCAGCCGTCCCCCTCTTTTTGCAGCCGCCATTGGTTCAGCGCCACCACGATCACCAGCCCCACGATCGCGATCGTACTCTCCAGGATAAACGGGGTCGCCATCGCTCCGGCGATCATCATCACCGCCTTCGCCAGCACCTCACGTGCCGTCTCGCTCACCTTGCAGACAATCACGGTCGCCGTGATCAGTGCGACCGTAAAAATCAGGGGGGAAACCCACCAGCGCTTGGGGACAAAAGCTTCAGACATGCCCCATCTTAATCCATGCCCGCAGACATTCCAGCATCGAATGCAGCCGCCGCAGCATCAGCCACCCGCTTGTGGAAAATCTGCTTCTGCTTTCCCGGTAGCAACACACCACTGCTGAACGCCGTCTTCGGAGTCCGGGCAGGAGTGGACAACTTCACCTCATGGGTGGCCACCGCCTGCATATTCCCCGCCTGCCTCTGGCGTGCCACATGATTTCCCCACACCCCGGTGCCGATCAGCATCAATAAAAAGATGCCAATGCCCGCCATCACCGGGGATCGCCCTCCCCCACCTCTCACCACCGTCTGACGGAGCCGGTTCTGGGCATTCACCCATGGACCATAATTTTCCGTCAGATATCGGTAAGCATGGGGCCCACGCAGCCGGGTCGAAGGGATTTCCTCCAGCAGACTCTGGGCATTGATCCCCAAAAACGCACTGTAAATCTTGATGAAGGCCCGCGCATAGGTCAGGCTGCCAAACGCCGCATAATTATCTTCCTCCAGCCATTCCAGGCGTTGCTGGGGAATGCGTGTTTCATGCGCAGCATCCTCCAAGGTCAGCCCCAACTGTTCGCGGGCTGATCGTAATTGAGGACCAATGAGTGTGACCATAGTTTCGTCGAGTATTCGGGACAAATACTGAGACTGGTCTTGCTAAAAATGAAGAAAAATTTTCAATTTTTTGTGTTCATAAGAACATACTTGACTTAGGCCCATTTTTAGCTCTCCCACTCGCTGGAGTGCACCCTTTGCAGCTTACCCGATAAAGTTTTCTCTGAGCACGGATCAAGGCTTGTCGCCGTTGAGCTTGGATGGGGGCAATTTAGCCACCCGCTCTTTCAATTCACGGCCCGGCTTGAACCGGACCACACAGCGGTCTGGAATCAAGACCTCATTCTCCGGTTTATTAGGGTTTCTACCGATCTTCGATTTGGCCACACAGACTTCAAAGGTGCCAAATTTACGAAAAGTCACGTCATGTCCAGACTCCACCTTCTTCCCGATCAGCTCGATCAGCCCATCTAAAACTTCAGCGACCTGGTGATGTTTGAGTCCAGTTTGGTCGCTTAGTTCCGTGATCAAATCGCGTTTGGTGACAGTCGTCATAGTCGTATTAAGAAGAAGCAGTTTAGATGCCTGAGTGATAATGGTTTGCAAGTTATTCCTTAGGTTGCTAGTGGGGGGTTCCCAGCCACGGCAGTGTTGCATACCTCCGCAGCTGTCTTGAAGTGCATCTTCGCCACTTTACCTAAAACAGAATTCCCTTGAGTCTGAATGAGTTGCCGGGCGTGATCCTTCACCAGAGCGGATGCCCCACGGGGCAGCGGCAGCCCGAAGGTCTCCCCCGTATCACGCAGCCAGTGGATGAATTTTTCCCGCGCCAGGATGGAGGCCGCAGCCACCGCAGGGTCGGATTCCGCCTTTGTTCGCTGCACCAGCTCGATCTCCCGCCCCTTCGCTTGCAGCGCACGTTTCAGCACCGCCGGATTGGCAAATTGGTCAGAAAGCGCCTGCGGGCAGTCCGGCACCCGCTCCAGCAGCAGCTCGATGACCTTCGCATGGCCCCAGGCCAGCAGTCGGTTCAGATTTCCAAACTTCTCGTATAGGGCGTTGTAGCGTTCGGGATTGATCTGCACCACCTCATATCGTAGCCCAGGCACCGTTCGGATGGCTTGAGCCAATTGTTCGATCTTCCGGTCACTGCCGATGCTCTTGCTATCCACCGCGCCTAATTCCCGCAGTTGCCGCGCCACCGCACCGTCCACATACACCCCCGCGATGACCAGCGGGCCGAAAAAGTCCCCCTTGCCACTCTCATCCACCCCGATGTGGGGGTGGTACATCTCAGGATGATGCACCTCTTCATAGCCCAGCTCCGCCTCCCCCAGCACCTGCGGTTCCAGGATATTCGTGACGAAATCCCCCGCCTCCTTGCCCTGCACCAGCACCTTCGGTCCTTTTTGATAGACCTGCACATTCACCTTGCCCCGGCTGGCCGCATACAGGCAGTACGGCTTCGTCTCAAACTCCCACCCCTGACCCGTCAGGATCGTCCGCAATTGGGCGGCCTGCTTTTCAGTCAGTGCTTTAGTATAGCTCGTAAGAGGGGGCATGAAGGGGAAAGAACGACCACAGGAGGCTGGCCAAAGGCTTGGGCACACAAGACCTGCCTCATGAATGGATACCATTATTCCGGGGAAGAGTTACAGATTTTCTTGCCTCAACTCATCGTTTTAAAACATTGACCGATAACGCACTTCTCCGTCAAAAATACTGTCCAATCACACGTTGGTATCGCCTACCTAGTTTTTGCCCTTTCTTCCCATGCCTCCCATGAAACTCGCCTCCCTCGCCTGCACCCTCCTTCTGGCCCTTTCCGCCCCGGCGGCAGACTGGACCATTTCCACCTTCGCTGGCACCGGGGAAAAAGGCTTCAGTGGCGATGGCGGCCCCGCCACCCAGGCCAAGATGGACAATCCCTTCGGCGTCACCCGCGGCCCGGATGGTGCCATCTGGTATTGCGAATACACCGGCCAAAAAGTGCGCAAAGTCACCCCAGACGGCGTCATCCACACCATCGCAGGCACCGGCAC encodes the following:
- a CDS encoding gluconokinase; protein product: MVNPVSSTALPRTIIVMGVSGCGKTLIGNLLAERLGGVCEDADDFHSVANKEKMGAGIPLTDEDRWPWYATLRARIVEMREMTPLYLLACSALKEIYREKLRENDAEGVMIFVHLKGPKEVIFSRMAKRKGHYMPVTLLDSQFAILEESADLWNVSLEQTPEEIVEEVVRRLGVD
- a CDS encoding type II toxin-antitoxin system VapC family toxin — encoded protein: MTSAYYDSTYLFKLQCQENGSFEVRAHAVTIDALYCSMHGRAEFVSACHRKVREGTATLIQLQTLLAQVSEDTKAGGLRWLPITEATISRVESVFSTASETTYLRAADAMHLACAAENGFSEIYSNDRHLLAAAHLFGLRGVNVIP
- a CDS encoding FitA-like ribbon-helix-helix domain-containing protein; this encodes MSALVIESFPDTLYARLKLTAAAHQRSLPQEAIHQLEKALATEQDSVLPPIEPRSYWANRRLLPEYEMLLSSGAFSGGTESSEMISEERDAR
- the purU gene encoding formyltetrahydrofolate deformylase, with the translated sequence MPAPDTATLLIHCPDRPGLVHDVTGFIFSHRGNIIDLQQHIDPAQDTFFMRLEWSLENFTLEQEEIEARLQPLARRHEMQMRLHFASRRKRVALFVTKENHCIYDLLARHEAGDLPVDIPLIIANHETLRPAAERFGIPFHHFPITKENKQAQEAAQIDLLKKERVDTVVLARYMQIISPAMIEAFPHQILNIHHSFLPAFVGAKPYHQAHARGVKIIGATSHYVTADLDEGPIIHQDVMRVSHEDSVQDLVRLGRDLEKTVLAKALWWHVRDQVLVYQNKTVVFE
- a CDS encoding helix-turn-helix domain-containing protein; this translates as MVTLIGPQLRSAREQLGLTLEDAAHETRIPQQRLEWLEEDNYAAFGSLTYARAFIKIYSAFLGINAQSLLEEIPSTRLRGPHAYRYLTENYGPWVNAQNRLRQTVVRGGGGRSPVMAGIGIFLLMLIGTGVWGNHVARQRQAGNMQAVATHEVKLSTPARTPKTAFSSGVLLPGKQKQIFHKRVADAAAAAFDAGMSAGMD
- a CDS encoding HU family DNA-binding protein — protein: MTTVTKRDLITELSDQTGLKHHQVAEVLDGLIELIGKKVESGHDVTFRKFGTFEVCVAKSKIGRNPNKPENEVLIPDRCVVRFKPGRELKERVAKLPPSKLNGDKP
- the rnhC gene encoding ribonuclease HIII, which produces MPPLTSYTKALTEKQAAQLRTILTGQGWEFETKPYCLYAASRGKVNVQVYQKGPKVLVQGKEAGDFVTNILEPQVLGEAELGYEEVHHPEMYHPHIGVDESGKGDFFGPLVIAGVYVDGAVARQLRELGAVDSKSIGSDRKIEQLAQAIRTVPGLRYEVVQINPERYNALYEKFGNLNRLLAWGHAKVIELLLERVPDCPQALSDQFANPAVLKRALQAKGREIELVQRTKAESDPAVAAASILAREKFIHWLRDTGETFGLPLPRGASALVKDHARQLIQTQGNSVLGKVAKMHFKTAAEVCNTAVAGNPPLAT